In Pseudofrankia saprophytica, one genomic interval encodes:
- a CDS encoding FAD-binding oxidoreductase — MTTTTVHRDPPDALRRHFRGTVLRPGEEGYAEARRVWNGAVDRRPALIARCAGADDVQAAIRFARERDLPVAVRGGGHSVLGYGVCDGGIVIDLSQLKAVSVDPAGRTARAAGGLTWAEFDLATGRHGLATTGGSVSSTGIGGVTLGGGFGHLMRRYGLTVDNLLAADLVTADGDRLRVDATTEPELLWGLRGGGGNFGVVTAFEYGLHPVGPVVLGGPVFWPLDQAPEVLRFLREFAPTAPDELGVALVAMLAPPMPFLPADRYGTPVLGLLPVWCGDLAEGAAALAPLRGVGTPIGDLVRPVPYRALQSLLDISASPGNGSYWRSHRLPDLSDAAIDAIVDAVASITSPLSLLNGWMIGGAVSRVAPNATAVGPREPGFELRLIANWRPGDPAPERHLAWARDGWARLRPESAGQYATFLSDEGPAGIRAAYGDRLGRLTALKDRFDPSNVFRLNPNIPTSKGVTR; from the coding sequence ATGACCACGACAACTGTGCACCGCGATCCGCCGGACGCGCTGCGCCGCCACTTCCGCGGGACGGTGCTGCGACCGGGTGAAGAAGGCTATGCCGAGGCCCGCCGGGTCTGGAACGGCGCCGTCGACCGCCGACCCGCCCTGATCGCCCGCTGCGCCGGCGCCGACGACGTCCAGGCGGCGATCCGGTTCGCCCGCGAACGCGACCTGCCGGTCGCGGTCCGCGGCGGCGGCCACTCCGTGCTCGGGTACGGCGTGTGCGACGGCGGCATCGTGATCGACCTGTCGCAGCTCAAGGCCGTCTCGGTCGACCCCGCCGGCCGCACCGCGCGGGCCGCGGGCGGCCTGACCTGGGCCGAGTTCGACCTCGCCACCGGGCGGCACGGCCTGGCCACCACCGGCGGCTCGGTCAGCTCCACCGGCATTGGCGGGGTGACGCTCGGCGGCGGGTTCGGGCACCTGATGCGCCGGTACGGGCTGACCGTCGACAACCTGCTGGCCGCCGACCTGGTCACCGCCGACGGCGACCGGCTGCGCGTCGACGCCACGACCGAGCCGGAGCTGCTGTGGGGGCTGCGCGGCGGCGGCGGCAACTTCGGCGTCGTCACCGCGTTCGAGTACGGCCTGCACCCGGTCGGGCCCGTGGTCCTCGGCGGGCCGGTCTTCTGGCCCCTGGATCAGGCCCCCGAGGTGCTGCGTTTCCTGCGCGAGTTCGCGCCCACGGCGCCCGACGAGCTCGGCGTCGCCCTCGTCGCCATGCTCGCTCCCCCGATGCCCTTCCTGCCGGCCGACCGGTACGGCACCCCGGTGCTCGGGCTGCTGCCCGTCTGGTGCGGCGATCTCGCCGAGGGCGCCGCGGCGCTGGCGCCGCTACGCGGAGTGGGGACGCCGATCGGCGACCTCGTCCGCCCGGTCCCCTACCGGGCGCTGCAGTCGCTGCTGGACATCAGCGCCTCCCCCGGGAACGGCTCGTACTGGCGTTCCCACCGGCTGCCCGACCTGTCCGACGCGGCCATCGACGCCATCGTCGACGCCGTCGCCTCGATCACCTCGCCGTTGTCGCTGCTCAACGGCTGGATGATCGGCGGCGCGGTCAGCCGGGTCGCGCCCAACGCGACGGCCGTCGGTCCCCGCGAGCCCGGGTTCGAGCTGCGCCTGATCGCGAACTGGCGCCCGGGCGACCCCGCCCCCGAGCGGCACCTGGCCTGGGCACGGGACGGGTGGGCACGGCTGCGACCCGAGAGCGCCGGCCAGTACGCCACCTTCCTGTCCGACGAGGGCCCCGCCGGCATCCGGGCCGCCTACGGCGACCGCCTCGGGCGGCTCACCGCCCTCAAGGACCGCTTCGACCCGTCGAACGTCTTCCGCCTCAACCCGAACATCCCCACGAGCAAGGGAGTGACCCGATGA
- a CDS encoding SDR family oxidoreductase, producing the protein MKILVTGATGTVGRHVVRGLAEAGLPVRAFVRDAGAAAGALGPGVELAVGDFADRDALARALSGVDRLFLACGNVPGQVGHERAAIDAAVSAGVGRVVKLSGPDPYPASPLVFDSWHGVIEQHLAASGLPAVLLRPRTYLTNLLAYAQAIASMGMLFAPAGTAEISFVDPRDVADVAVECLAGDGHEGRAYALTGPEAITFERVARELGTATGRYVRYVNVSDDDARRAMTADGVPGAVADAIVAIFAAQRTGWMATTTTDVRNVTGRAPRSIADFARDHAELFGPASAGDGRGGDGRGGEDGGAEIALAKAGDLA; encoded by the coding sequence ATGAAGATCCTGGTGACCGGCGCGACCGGTACCGTCGGCCGGCACGTCGTGCGCGGCCTCGCTGAGGCCGGCCTGCCGGTGCGGGCGTTCGTCCGCGACGCCGGCGCGGCGGCCGGCGCTCTCGGCCCTGGCGTGGAGCTCGCCGTCGGCGACTTCGCCGACCGCGACGCGCTCGCCCGCGCCCTGTCCGGCGTCGACCGGCTCTTCCTCGCCTGCGGCAACGTCCCCGGGCAGGTCGGGCACGAACGCGCGGCCATCGACGCGGCGGTGTCGGCCGGCGTCGGCCGCGTCGTCAAGCTGTCGGGCCCCGACCCGTACCCCGCCTCGCCGCTGGTCTTCGACAGCTGGCACGGCGTGATCGAGCAGCACCTCGCCGCGTCCGGGCTGCCCGCGGTGCTGCTGCGCCCGAGGACGTACCTGACCAATCTGCTGGCCTACGCCCAGGCCATCGCGAGCATGGGCATGCTGTTCGCCCCGGCCGGCACCGCCGAGATCTCCTTCGTCGACCCGCGCGACGTCGCGGACGTGGCCGTCGAGTGCCTGGCCGGCGACGGGCACGAGGGCCGCGCCTACGCGCTGACGGGACCGGAGGCGATCACCTTCGAGCGCGTCGCCCGCGAGCTGGGCACGGCCACCGGCCGCTACGTCCGCTACGTGAACGTCAGCGACGACGACGCCCGGCGGGCGATGACCGCCGACGGCGTGCCAGGGGCGGTCGCCGACGCCATCGTCGCGATCTTCGCGGCGCAGCGGACGGGGTGGATGGCGACGACCACCACCGACGTGCGGAACGTCACCGGCCGGGCACCGCGGTCGATCGCCGACTTCGCCCGCGACCACGCCGAGCTGTTCGGGCCGGCCAGCGCCGGCGACGGGCGTGGCGGCGACGGGCGTGGCGGCGAGGACGGCGGCGCCGAAATTGCCTTGGCAAAGGCGGGCGACCTGGCATAG
- a CDS encoding amidase produces MDLHEYACHDAVGLRMLIAKGEVSAAEVEAAAREALAWAHDRCNALAAPLFGPALAHDPRGPLGGVPFLIKDAGPMAAGVRFRCGSRSLGPGVPAQADHELMRRFRAAGLATLGLTISPELGLSFTTEPLLHGPVRNPWDPSRTVGGSSGGAAALVAAGAVPLAHANDGAGSIRVPASCCGLVGLKPSRGRTPTGAGLGGAVFGMLSEFALTRTVRDAATLLDAVHGPAAGGAFAAPAPARPYADEVLPGAWADGPSRGGRLRVAVATRAWSGAAVDPEVASAAERGGEALAALGHHVEEASPPLAWDEVIQACVTEAIGVAAPFLLAPRQPPADRLEAVSRRVLADARDGGAIDLVAGLDAAGRVGRDLDRFLAGYDLLVTPTLARPPVPHGTLNYDDPGHTVESWLRAIFDFGPFTSVANVTGVPAMSLPLGRSAGGLPIGVQLIAAHGREDLLLRVSAALEEAMPWRGRRPGLFVGQG; encoded by the coding sequence ATGGATCTTCACGAATACGCGTGTCACGACGCCGTCGGCCTGCGGATGCTGATCGCGAAGGGCGAGGTGAGCGCCGCCGAGGTCGAGGCGGCGGCGCGGGAGGCGCTGGCGTGGGCGCACGACCGGTGCAACGCTCTGGCCGCCCCCCTGTTCGGCCCGGCGCTGGCCCACGACCCGCGCGGCCCGCTCGGCGGGGTGCCGTTCCTCATCAAGGACGCGGGGCCGATGGCCGCGGGGGTGCGGTTCCGGTGCGGCAGCCGGAGCCTGGGACCCGGGGTGCCGGCCCAGGCCGACCATGAGCTGATGCGCCGCTTCCGGGCCGCCGGCCTGGCGACGCTCGGCCTGACGATCTCCCCGGAGCTCGGGCTGAGCTTCACCACCGAGCCGCTGCTGCACGGCCCGGTCCGCAATCCCTGGGACCCGTCGCGCACCGTCGGCGGCTCCAGCGGGGGCGCCGCCGCGCTGGTGGCGGCCGGCGCCGTTCCGCTCGCCCACGCCAACGACGGCGCCGGGTCGATCCGGGTGCCGGCGTCCTGCTGCGGCCTGGTCGGGCTCAAGCCGAGCCGCGGCCGGACGCCGACGGGTGCCGGGCTCGGCGGAGCGGTGTTCGGCATGCTCTCCGAGTTCGCGCTGACCCGCACCGTCCGGGACGCGGCGACGCTGCTCGACGCGGTGCACGGGCCCGCGGCCGGCGGCGCGTTCGCCGCACCCGCGCCCGCACGCCCGTACGCGGACGAGGTACTGCCCGGCGCGTGGGCCGACGGGCCGTCCCGCGGCGGCCGCCTGCGGGTCGCGGTGGCGACCAGGGCCTGGTCCGGCGCCGCGGTCGACCCCGAGGTGGCCTCGGCGGCCGAGCGGGGCGGCGAGGCGCTCGCGGCGCTGGGGCACCACGTCGAGGAGGCGTCGCCGCCGCTGGCGTGGGACGAGGTGATCCAGGCCTGCGTGACCGAAGCGATCGGCGTCGCCGCCCCGTTCCTGCTGGCCCCCCGCCAGCCTCCGGCCGACCGCCTCGAGGCTGTCTCCCGGCGGGTCCTGGCCGACGCCCGGGACGGCGGAGCCATCGACCTCGTCGCGGGGCTGGACGCGGCTGGCCGGGTCGGACGGGACCTCGACCGCTTCCTCGCCGGGTACGACCTGCTGGTGACCCCGACGCTCGCGCGCCCGCCCGTGCCGCACGGCACGCTGAACTACGACGACCCGGGCCACACCGTCGAGAGCTGGCTTCGCGCGATCTTCGACTTCGGGCCGTTCACCAGCGTCGCCAACGTGACGGGCGTGCCGGCGATGAGCCTGCCGCTCGGGCGGAGCGCGGGCGGCCTGCCGATCGGCGTGCAGCTCATCGCCGCCCACGGCCGCGAGGACCTGCTGCTGCGCGTCTCGGCCGCGCTGGAGGAGGCGATGCCCTGGCGAGGCCGTCGGCCGGGGCTGTTCGTCGGCCAGGGCTGA